DNA from Paratractidigestivibacter faecalis:
CGGGACGGCCTCTCCCGTGCCGCTCACGGTCGATATGCTCACGGGGCCGCTGGCGGCGAGGCGGCTCTCCATGCGGAACGGCTACGGTGCTGCGCAGCACGTCCGTCGGAAGAAGGAGGACGGCTGTTGACGGGCATCAACGAGAAGGACGAGCGTCGCGAGCTGCTCGACGCGGTGGCAGATGCGGGAAGGCTGGCGAGGGGGCTGGACCAGCTGCTCGAGTCCATGGCGCACGCCGACCAGCTGGACCCTCTCGACGTCGAGGGCATACTGGCCCTGAGGTCGATAAGCGAGAGATGCGCCGAGCGCATCGAGGACGCCGCGCGCATCCTGGAGGCTGCAGAACGAGGTCTTTTATGCCGAACTCTCAACGCCGCCCGTCGAAAAGGAACGCTCCGCTCTCGGCGGGGAAGCCGCCGCGTTGCCCGCCCCGCCTCTTCGATTCTGGCAGGCGCCCGGAATTGGGGCGCCCTTGGTCAGCTTAGCCCGTTGATGGTCTCCTCGAGCTCCACCATGTAGGTGACTATCTCATCGATGCTCGGGTAGCTGCCGAACAGCATCGGCCTCATCGAGGCGTAATCGGCCGCCAGCTCGTCGAGCCTGCCCTTTGGAGGGGCGAGCCTGAGCGTGCCGGGCCTCGCATCGGCCAGCTTGGCCCACGGCGTGCGGTAGAACTTCTCTTTGAACCTGACGACCTGTTCGAGGAGGCCAGGCTGCGCCACGGCGCGGCCGAGCACGAACGAGTGGCCGAGGCGGTACATGTCGTAGTAATGGCGGGAGTAGCGCCTGGGCATAGCCTTGCCCTCGGGCCTGTTGGCCTCCTGGTGCAGTATGGTGGCCTTCTCCCAGAACGTGCGCTCGGGACTCGCGGTGCGCACCGTGGTCGACAGCTCGGGCCCGAACGGAACCACGTCCGCCGCGTACGGGGCTATCGCCGCCTCCTCGGAGGGCGACCATGCCGCCATGGGTCCTATCTCCAGCTTGATGGTGTCGAGCGTGCCCGCCGACTCATAGGAGCGCGGATAGTCGAAGTACACGGTCTCCTCCTCGGCCCCGCACCTGACGGACGCTTCGGTGCCGAGGGACTCGGAGAGCGTGGCCCTGAGCTTCGGGACGAAGGCGTCGGCCAGGAAGGCGTTCGCGCGCTCGATGCTGTCGGCCCTGAACCGCTCCTGCGCCGAGTTGCTGCGCGGCTCCCACGGTTCGTCCTCGCCGTAGCCCAGGAGTCGCCAATCGAGTATGAGGTCGATGTCCTCCGAGAAGCGCTCGATGAGCCCGAAAGCCTTCGACAGGCTCGTGCCGCCCTTGAACACCATGGACTCGGCGAAGCCGCTTCTGTGGAAAAGGTGGTCCAAGGTGTAGCACACCCAGAAGTCCTTCTCGACGACGGCCGGTGCAAGCGCCATCCTCTGCGCGGCGGCCTCGAAGACCAGCCTGCGCTCGCCGGTCGAGGCCCTAGCGATCCTGTCCATGTTTCGCCTCCCATATCTTCTTCGCGGCGTCGGCAACCCAGGAGGTGAGCCCCGCCGACTCTTCCAGGAACGCGCCGACCTGCCCTTCCGTGAGGTTGCGCGCGAGCGTTCTGATTTCCTCGTCGCCCACGTTCTCGCGTCCGAGCGCCTTGAGGGCCTGCACGATGGTACAGGTGATCTGCGAGCAGTCGAGCAGGTCGCGGTTGGCGCGGTGCCGGAGCTCGATATCGTACGGCCCGTACTCGTAGCGCTTGTACGGGCCGCTGCTGACGTAGACGAGCTTTGCGGGCACCTGCGTGTCGAGGCCCAGCGCATTGAGCGCCGCGTCGCCGGACGGTGCGACGACCCACTTGTTGGCACGGGCGACGGCGCGCACGACCTCGTCGGCGCTGGCCGGCACCTCGGTGCCCATGAGCGCGCTGCGCTCCGGCGCGTAGTAGACGCCGCGGATGGCGCGGGCGATCCCTCCCTTTGCATGCAAGCGCCCGAGCGCGTTGGCGGCATTGCGTCGGCCTGCGACGTCGGAGAAGTCGGCGGCTGTGAAGGCCCTGCCGGCGCCGAAGCTCTCTATGCGCTTAGCGATGGCCTCTGCTTCTGTCATAGCGTTCCTCCTTTTTGATGAAAATAGTATATACCTTTTTCATCAAATTGCCTCTGATTGCCTTGGTCGCCCACGCATTGCGCCTGCGGCCCCTCGCCGCGCCGGCACGCGCGCGTGCGCCCGGAAGCGGTTGCGCCTCCCGATCGCGGCCCGGGATTAGCATCGAGACATCC
Protein-coding regions in this window:
- a CDS encoding nucleotidyl transferase AbiEii/AbiGii toxin family protein is translated as MDRIARASTGERRLVFEAAAQRMALAPAVVEKDFWVCYTLDHLFHRSGFAESMVFKGGTSLSKAFGLIERFSEDIDLILDWRLLGYGEDEPWEPRSNSAQERFRADSIERANAFLADAFVPKLRATLSESLGTEASVRCGAEEETVYFDYPRSYESAGTLDTIKLEIGPMAAWSPSEEAAIAPYAADVVPFGPELSTTVRTASPERTFWEKATILHQEANRPEGKAMPRRYSRHYYDMYRLGHSFVLGRAVAQPGLLEQVVRFKEKFYRTPWAKLADARPGTLRLAPPKGRLDELAADYASMRPMLFGSYPSIDEIVTYMVELEETINGLS
- a CDS encoding DUF6088 family protein; translated protein: MTEAEAIAKRIESFGAGRAFTAADFSDVAGRRNAANALGRLHAKGGIARAIRGVYYAPERSALMGTEVPASADEVVRAVARANKWVVAPSGDAALNALGLDTQVPAKLVYVSSGPYKRYEYGPYDIELRHRANRDLLDCSQITCTIVQALKALGRENVGDEEIRTLARNLTEGQVGAFLEESAGLTSWVADAAKKIWEAKHGQDR